A genomic window from Eriocheir sinensis breed Jianghai 21 chromosome 9, ASM2467909v1, whole genome shotgun sequence includes:
- the LOC126996300 gene encoding uncharacterized protein LOC126996300: protein MDGGDEDKDAANTPTHQHPNTPAPPHTSTPTHQHPDTPAPQHTSTPTHQHPHTPAPRHTSTDNTSTPTQKHPDTPAPQHTSTPTHQHPNTPAPRHTSTPTHQHPDTPAPRHTSTPTHQHPDTPAPRHTSTPTHQHPNTPTSRHTSTPTHHHPDTPAP from the coding sequence CACCCCCACACACCAGCACCCCAACACACCAGCACCCCCACACACCAGCACCCCCACACACCAGCACCCCGACACACCAGCACCCCAACACACCAGCACCCCGACACACCAGCACCCCCACACACCAGCACCCCGACACACCAGCACTGACAACACCAGCACCCCAACACAAAAGCACCCCGACACACCAGCACCCCAACACACCAGCACCCCAACACACCAGCACCCCAACACACCAGCACCCCGACACACCAGCACCCCGACACACCAGCACCCCGACACACCAGCACCCCGACACACCAGCACCCCAACACACCAGCACCCCGACACACCAGCACCCCGACACACCAGCACCCCGACACACCAGCACCCTAACACACCTACATCCCGACACACCAGCACCCCGACACACCACCACCCCGACACACCAGCACCCTAA